From a single Ornithodoros turicata isolate Travis chromosome 8, ASM3712646v1, whole genome shotgun sequence genomic region:
- the LOC135366146 gene encoding polypeptide N-acetylgalactosaminyltransferase 11-like, which yields MFASLFPRRPCRRQQIRWMLKTLIALIIALTLFTLWQTASSRPRRRVRRTNQQRKPVELPTSEPPREVLLGDDTLRTIQPYNRSRTFAFVDAADPEEEEFFAQMNPKWGDYGDPTNLEGAEKEESDKQFGKAGFNVYLCDRIPLNRTLGDRRHKQCQTLKYPMDMPSVSVIICFYNEIFSALLRTLYSVTARSPPWLLQEIILIDDFSDTDDLKTRLYRYLRRHYRPGFVKLYRLSRREGLIRARIEGVKRASGDIILFMDSHCEATYGWLEPLVKVIHDDPTTVASPVIAIIDENTFTYQGDGLHFLQIGTFEWNGDFTWQHPPFGWRPRDLTAPVKSPTMAGGLFAMDRRYFWDLGGYDAGMNGWGGENIELSFRTWMCGGRVVVVPCSQVGHIFRINRPYTIPGESDSHGRNTRRLAEVWMDEYKELLFKERPHLRDMEFGDVSERKALREKLQCHSFHWYLENIHPGAIPDLPKTNGHASTEAKPVKEGGL from the exons ATGTTTGCGAGCTTGTTTCCTCGAAGGCCGTGCCGTCGCCAACAGATACGTTGGATGCTCAAGACACTCATTGCTTTAATCATCGCCCTCACCCTGTTTACCCTCTGGCAAACGGCATCTTCAAGACCAAGACGCCGCGTCCGCCGTACGAACCAGCAAAGGAAGCCAGTAGAACTTCCCACATCCGAGCCCCCCAGGGAAGTCCTTTTGGGTGACGACACCCTACGTACCATTCAGCCATACAACAGGAGCAGGACTTTCGCCTTCGTCGACGCCGCAGACCCGGAGGAAGAGGAGTTCTTCGCACAAATGAATCCCAAGTGGGGCGATTACGGAGATCCTACCAATCTGGAAGGTGCCGAAAAAGAAGAATCGGACAAGCAATTTGGCAAGGCGGGGTTCAATGTGTACCTCTGCGATAGGATACCTCTGAACCGGACGCTTGGTGACCGCCGTCATAAACAGTGTCAGACGTTGAAGTACCCAATG GACATGCCCTCAGTAAGTGTAATCATCTGCTTCTACAACGAGATTTTCTCGGCATTGCTGAGGACGCTGTACAGTGTAACGGCCAGAAGCCCGCCGTGGCTGCTGCAGGAGATAATCCTGATCGACGACTTCAGCGATACGGACGACTTGAAGACACGGCTGTATCGGTACCTTCGTAGGCACTACAGACCGGGCTTCGTCAAATTATACCGATTGTCTCGACGAGAAGGCCTCATCAGAGCACGAATAGAAGGGGTTAAAAGAGCGTCTGGGGACATCATCCTCTTCATGGATTCTCATTGCGAAGCTACATATGGATGGCTGGAGCCACTAGTGAAG GTGATCCACGACGACCCGACGACAGTGGCCAGCCCCGTGATCGCCATAATCGACGAGAATACCTTCACCTACCAGGGTGACGGGCTACACTTCCTGCAGATAGGTACTTTCGAATGGAACGGAGACTTCACTTGGCAGCATCCCCCCTTTGGTTGGAGGCCCAGAGACCTCACAGCGCCGGTCAAGAGTCCCACTATGGCTGGAGGTCTGTTTGCGATGGACCGACGATATTTCTGGGATCTCGGTGGATACGACGCTGGCATGAACGGATGGGGAGGGGAAAACATCGAACTCTCCTTCCGGACGTGGATGTGCGGTGGGAGAGTTGTCGTCGTCCCTTGCTCCCAG GTCGGTCACATATTTCGTATCAACCGGCCGTATACCATTCCCGGCGAATCCGACAGTCACGGGAGGAACACCCGGCGCTTGGCCGAGGTCTGGATGGACGAgtacaaggagctgctcttcAAGGAACGTCCTCACCTTAGGGACATGGAATTCGGGGATGTCAGCGAGAGGAAGGCCCTGCGAGAAAAACTGCAGTGCCATTCGTTCCACTGGTACTTGGAGAATATCCACCCTGGAGCCATACCTGACCTCCCGAAGACGAATGGGCACGCGTCGACGGAAGCGAAGCC GGTCAAAGAGGGAGGTCTATAG